The Cucurbita pepo subsp. pepo cultivar mu-cu-16 chromosome LG08, ASM280686v2, whole genome shotgun sequence genome contains a region encoding:
- the LOC111800757 gene encoding chaperone protein dnaJ 13-like, producing the protein MEEEEKAGPPNKDLYALLHISPEASDEEIRKAYRQWAQVYHPDKYQSPQMKDIATENFQRICEAYEILTDENKRQIYDIYGMEGLTSGLELGPKLNKADEIKEELERLRKRKEQEKTSAHFRPSGTILANMSLPHFLKGVGIMRGMAMTSEVQSQISKSNTVGIGGNLAVTGNAGGGAASAVFRHQFSSVSSVEFMASAGLRSLIGMQASRHLTLHSTATMGVSMSLKDGSLNLSNAWTRQLSETTNGNIQLILGPESSVAVGWQKKEEKRSVAGEVKFSTSSFGASAHYTHRFSSKSHGRIAGKVGSTMLELELGGGRKLSKFSTVRMLYSIGIQGIFWKFELHRGGQKLIIPILISRHLNPVFAAGAFLFPTSAYFLLKKFIVKPYYQRREKQKALENMQKTSAQVREARTAAEKAQQLLQNVANRKRNRQSEIGGLIITKAIYGSQKALKKRDELSVPNDESSLSVIDVTLPLNFLVNDSGQLKLHDGVKKSGIMGFCDPCPGEPKQLYVEYTYGDKTFEVVVDDYEELLIPRPSQQV; encoded by the exons atggaggaagaagaaaaggctGGGCCTCCCAATAAGGATTTGTACGCTCTGCTCCACATTTCACCTGAAGCTTCCGATGAAGAAATCCGAAAGGCTTACCGTCAATGGGCTCAAGTCTATCACCCTGATAAATATCAATCTCCTCAA ATGAAAGATATTGCTACAGAGAATTTTCAGCGAATCTGCGAAGCGTACGAAATATTAACTGATGAGAATAAAAGACAAATATATGACATCTATGGCATGGAAGGATTGACTTCTGGTTTGGAACTTGGTCCAAAGCTGAATAAAGCAGACGAGATAAAGGAAGAGCTTGAAAGGCTACGGAAAAGGaaggaacaagaaaaaacTTCAGCACATTTTAGACCTTCCGGTACCATTCTAGCTAATATGTCTTTGCCACATTTTTTGAAGGGTGTTGGCATCATGAGAGG aatgGCCATGACAAGTGAAGTTCAGTCTCAAATATCAAAAAGTAATACCGTTGGAATAGGAGGAAATTTGGCAGTTACTGGGAATGCTGGTGGTGGGGCTGCTTCTGCTGTGTTTCGCCATCAATTTTCTTCAGTTTCTTCTGTGGAATTTATGGCTTCAGCTGGCTTAAGATCACTTATTGGGATGCAAGCATCTCG TCATCTTACATTGCACTCAACGGCAACAATGGGTGTTTCAATGTCATTAAAAGATGGATCATTGAATTTGTCCAATGCTTGGACTCGCCAACTTTCTGAAACAACAAATGGAAAT ATACAACTTATTTTAGGTCCAGAGTCATCCGTTGCAGTTGGATggcagaagaaagaagagaaaaggtcTGTTGCGGGAGAGGTtaag TTTAGTACAAGTTCTTTTGGTGCTTCAGCTCATTACACTCATCGCTTCTCTTCAAAATCTCATGGCCGAATTGCTGGGAAAGTTGGAAG CACCATGCTTGAGCTTGAACTTGGTGGTGGGAGGAAATTATCCAAATTTAGTACTGTTCGGATGTTGTATTCAATCGGGATTCAG GGTATCTTTTGGAAATTTGAGTTGCATCGTGGAGGTCAAAAACTTATTATTCCA ATTCTGATTTCCAGGCATTTGAACCCCGTGTTTGCAGCTGGAGCATTCCTATTTCCCACTTCAGCATACTTTTTGCTCAAG AAATTTATAGTAAAACCTTATTACCAGAGAAGGGAAAAACAAAAGGCTTTAGAGAACATGCAAAAGACTTCTGCTCAG GTGCGAGAAGCAAGAACCGCAGCAGAGAAAGCTCAACAGCTACTGCAAAATGTAGCCAACAGGAAAAGAAACAGGCAATCTGAAATCGGGGGACTTATTATTACTAAAGCAATTTATGGAAGTCAGAAGGCTTTGAAGAAGAGGGATGAATTAAGCGTACCAAATGATGAATCTTCTCTAAGCGTCATAGATGTGACTTTGCCTCTAAACTTCTTGGTTAATGATTCTGGGCAGctaaag CTCCATGATGGGGTAAAGAAGTCGGGTATCATGGGCTTTTGCGACCCATGCCCTGGAGAACCAAAACAGTTGTATGTTGAGTATACCTATGGTGACAAGACTTTTGAG GTGGTTGTGGATGATTATGAGGAGTTGCTAATACCAAGGCCATCGCAACAAGTCTAA